The sequence below is a genomic window from Tachyglossus aculeatus isolate mTacAcu1 chromosome X1, mTacAcu1.pri, whole genome shotgun sequence.
gagcccgttgttgggtagggaccgtctctatatgttgccgatttgtacttcccaagcacttagtacagtgctctgcacacagtaagtgctcagtaaatactattgaatgaatgaatgaatgccacagggGCCTCACCTGCCTGGTTTTTGCAAGAATGTGGAAAAGACCCCCAACCCTTACCATGGAGATGAAATTCAATCCAGTCTGGGAGGAGTTGGTGTAGGAGGTTGGACAATAAGGGACTTGTCTCCACTTTCATgggaggactggagagggaaaagaaaactACACTGCTCTTGATTTGGGATTTCTCTCTGCCCCTAATTTCTGCAAATACATCTGTATGGAGAACAGCACTTACAGAAAAGGCCAGGTGTTGGCTTGCAACATTCAAATAGGTGTGCTTCCATGGAGTTTGAATAGAGAGCCTGTTCTCGAGGGAGGGCACAAAGCAATGTGTAAACCATGAGCTGGTAACACCGGTTGCCCACCATCTGCACTGAGGGCCCAGAACAAGGGGATTCCACTAGGGGCTTTGTCTGACTGCTGACGTTCTCTCCAGGTTCCCCAGGACCAGAGATTGGGAATGGGACGGGGTATGGAGAGTGGGAATGCATTTTGGCCCTGGCATCGGGGAATGGCAGAGGTCAGGATTTGGGGTTTGGGGGGAAACTTCACCGATAATCCCGAAGATGCCTAGGATATTCGGGGCAAAGATGACGAGCAGGTTGATGCAGGTGAGCAGGACAATGGCAATGAGACTGTGCCGCAACCAGCTGAACTCCTTATGTTGGAACAACATCTGTTGGATGGCCCGGCGTAcctggggaagagggtagggtggcATCACAATGACACAGCTGCCTTCTGGGTATCTGTTTCTCTGGGGACCAGTGTCAcaatcttttctctcctcctgtgATTTCATAACCCACCATGAGagccccccaactccctcacCCCCTACTCTCATGCCTAGGGTGGGCCAGCACCTTTGCCAGGAAGTGGGGTATCCTCAGCTACCCTGTGAcactccccctctgcctgcccgaGCTGCCCACAATCAGAGAGAGATCTGGGGTCTGGGGGTGCAGTAGCCTCACCGGGAATAGAACGATGGGGACTGTAAGGGTGACAGCTGTGAGCACAGCCACACGGACACACAGGATGAGCACGTCAAAGGGGTCCACGCTGTTGTAGGTGTGCAGGAGCTCTGATTCCACCTGGCCTGCAGGGAGGAGGCGCCCAGTGTTGTCATCTGGACTGGACTAATCCAAGCCACCCAGACTGCAacaggggggagaggagatggctACAGGGCTGATGCCCAGCCCAACCTCTGGTCATCACATCCCTAGCACCTTCAGCTCCCTCCCTACCAACACATCTGGCCCGCAGAGAGGCCCCAAAATACAGACACCCAGCTTCCTCCCCTTATAATGCCtttggcctagtgggtggagagCACCAACCCCACCtcgtccccccaacacacacacacacacacacacaatttcctCAACATATCTGTCCTGACAAGGGGTCAAAACATACAACCTAGCCACTGACAAACAGCAGCCATCTAGCTAGAAAtggagggatgagggaaggaaggcCCCCAGCACTTGGcctgtcttctcctctccccttgccCAATAAACTCAACCTCCAAGGTCACAGCCTTCTCGAAATGCATCTGATTGGAGAGACGGGGTCACTGCTAGTGCTTGAAGTGACCCCAGCTGAGTTACTGGAGAAGGATCAGGACAGCCTCCGTCAGATCCCATCCCCTTGGCACCATCAGTCCAAGGCCATCCCCCCAGGATCTGGGACTTTCCCCTCTAGGAGAAGTGAACCCTGGCCTCTGCTGTCCCCTGAGGTCCCCAGACTTCCAGCCAGACTCCcacccaggccaggggaagggacgTACCATAGAAGGTGAGGTAGCCAAAGAGCGCAGCCAGAAAATACATGACATACATGACAGCGATGGAGATGTTGGAAATGTGCTGCATCTTCTGCTTGGATGGGCTGCATGAGAGCAAAAGGCTGAGCACCAGGATGGGGACTCCCTTCCCAAGAACAAGTCTGAGCCCCAGACTTCCCTCCCCATGTCCCTCCTCTGCAGAGCCAGTTTGCTCCCCCACACTCTGCAGGAAAGAAGACGAGCCCACGAGGAAGGTAGAACCAGCATGTGCCCAACCCAGAGGGCAGATGGGCATGAGGGAGGCGTTTCAGCATACTCACTCCTTGAGCTCAGTGTAGATAGGTAGCACCTCGGGGTGGCAGACAAAGGCGAAGGCCATGATGGGGATGGTGTATGCCGTCTGCAGAGGGAGACATCAGGGGTGGCATGTCCTTTTCTCATGCCATCCATGGGGCTCAGGCACAGGCAGGAAGGCTGCCCAGGTGGCATCTTGGGAAACCCCACTGCCTAGTCCCTGGGAAACAGCATAACTCCCCATCAACTCCTCAATGCTGAGAGCCCCTGGCAGCTGCGGATGGGTGGCAAGAAGGCTGGGCAGGCTGAGATCTACAGTCTCTCTAAGGCCTTGTCACTACAGGTCCAAGTTCAGCTACCACGCTCATTATCCACTCGACCCCAACCTAGGGGGCAGGCTCTCCTTAGTAGAACCCAACGGTTCAACCCAGCCCCTCACACTCGGCCCTCCCAACAAGCTTCATCTCACCTGCGTGTTGAGGGTGAATAGGCTGGAGGCACAGGTAGTGGCATCAGTGACCTGAATATGGGGGTCCCCACTGGCATAATCAAGGGTGATGGCCTGCACCAAACTGAAGTTTCCCGTTCTGTTGGTATCATGCTcgggcagtgggcatgggatcTGGAACTTCTTATAGATGACCTGGGGTTGggcagggaggttggggagggacagAAATTATGCTTAGACCAAATCTTCCCACTCCTAAGTAACACACATTATTTTCTGAGGATGATAAGGGTCAAGGGAGGGCACAGTGGGCTGCCCAGGGAGGGGGACCCTGGCCGGTGTGCCCTTATTGCCATGCTTCCTGGCCTTAGAATTGTCAGAGTCCAGGGCCGCAGGGACATTCAGATTCCTTGCACTAACCATTCCTCCCGGTCATGACTCATTTCCTATTTCCCAGTCCTCAAAATGCCTCCCTGGGAGCTGAGCAGGGATCTGATCTGGGTAGGGATCCTAGCCCAGGGAATGCAAAATGAAAAGCTGTGTGTGGAGTTATGTAGGGTAACAATGCCTTGCttcaggagattcattcaatagtatttattgagtacttactgtgtgcagagcactgtactcagcgcttgggaagtacaagttggcaacatatagagacggtccctacccaacagtgggctcacagtctagaagggggagacagagaacaaaacaaaacatattaacaaaataaaataaatagaataaatatgtacaaataaataaataaatagagatgggGGGAGTGAAGCAGGGGGTGAGCCTGAAGAAAGGAGACTCAGCCACTGTCTTCCCCTGACAACCTGCTCCCCAGTCTGCACCAGGGGATTGCAATCTCAGGCCTCAGGTCCCAGAGGAAAGCTGAGCCAGGGTTCCCCAGGGAAGCTGAGAAGCCAGGGAAGCCCAGTAGAAGGCTGGGGCCTAAGAGCTCCCTACTCCCATTCCAAGTCAGCTGAAGGCCAGGGTGTTGCTTCCCACTCACCGAGATAAGAAAGAAGACCATACAGCTGAGAGAGAAGCCACTGGCGTAGCCCAGGTATCCTGGTAGAGGGGAAAGATAGATGAGGCTTGAGTGGCTCCTATCCCCACATCCCATTCCTTCTTAGAGCCTCTTCAGGACTCCCCTCCCAACTCTATCCCAGCCCCCAGAGGCTCAGCATTTCCTTCCCATATCCCTGCCTTCCTAAATGAtttcctcttaatcaatcaatgaatcaatcaatcgtatttattgagagcttactgtgtgcagagagcactataccaagtgcttgggagaatacaatatagcagagttggtagacatagtctctgctcacactgaacttacagtctacagtctcaaAGCTCCACACTCCTCCCAAGAGCcaccccctccatccatccatccaagccCCCACAGCTCCCTCTGAAGGGAGCAGGGCAGCTCGGGGGTGAGCCTAAGGCCCAAAGCCTCCAGCCCCGTTCCTCCCTGACTCACCAAGCTGCTTCATCAGCGCCAGGGGCAGGATAATGGTGACAGAGACAAGGATCACCAGATAGTTCCCATTCATGTACCAGTCCCTGGAAGGGGGCACAGAACCCAGGAGGTTAGAGCCCCCCACAGGGCTTAATGTGGGTCAGGGCTTGCTGGGGCTCAGCTCTGGAATCTTGTGGCAGAGCCCCATGAACCACAGTGGGGGCAGGTGGTACCGGCCGAGCTGGTCCAGGTCAGGGGCCAGAACTGCCAGCAGCTGGGAAGGAGTCGGAGGGGAGTGACAGTCAGAAGAAGAGGAGCTTTCATTCCTcaaaccacccccacccctccctgccctctgccagGCTCCTTGCTCAGAGGCCACTGCAGAGTGCAAGATTAGTGAGCCCCCTAGCATCTGAAATCGGTCAGTTCTCCACCCACCACCTCACCACACCCAACTGTCATCCCCCAGAAACCTGGATCCTACAACTCTACTAGGTTGCCCAAAGAGAGTTCTGAAGGAAGGAGTGTACCATCCCCAAAGTTAAGAAATGGctcctgtctcccagggccaTCTCAATAGCCCAGAGTGCCAAGTAGAGGCCGGCATTGGACAGTGCTGTGCCATCAACCTCAGGGATCAGTCTGCTTTGCTCAATAGGCTGGGGTTGGGAAGGTGAGAGGGGGCTGGGATGTCACTCAGGCTAATCCCAGGTTGGGACTTAACCAAGCACTAGCAATGGGCAAAAATAGCAGGAGCTTAGAGCTAAGTCCACATGGCAGCCCAGCCAGATGTCAGAATACCCTCTAGGGAGAGATGTAAGCCTGGTCAAGGGAAGCTACACTGTCCTGGGGTCTGAGGTGTTGCCCACCCTGCTACCAGTGACAGAAAGAGGGGCTGGGTTTTTCTCCCCGCTGCCCCTGACCTGAGAAAGCATAATCCCAGGTTCCACAAGAACAAATTCATCAGGCTGGGGGTGCTGAGGGATGGAAGGCAGCCTGGGAGTGCAGGGACaggtgagggggctggggagctgaggggaagccACAGGAGGTATGGAGAGGGGCTTGTCCCTGAACTAGGCTAGGCTAGCTGAAACAGGATTCCCCAGAAGCAGGACACCTTCCTGTCTCAGCCAGAAATGGAACTTCTTGGAATGGAagaacaggagaggggagaggagtgagacTGAAAGAGTTAACAAGTGGGATCAAAGGCCCCAGGGTGGTATTAATAACTCCATGAGCCATTGGGCTGGGCAGTGGAACCTGAATTGTTGTCCATTAAAGTGACAGGCACCAGCTCGATGATCTAAGGGAAAAACTCCCAGCTTCTGGCCTGTATCCCAGCGGTGGGAGACAAAGATGGAATGAGATGCCCAGCTCAGCAAGTGGAGCTATGGTTTGGCGTTTTAGGCAGCAAAACGAGATCTCAAAAATAACCTGGCTGTTCAAAGCTCTGGCTAGTGCCCCAACTCCCTTTCTTCTAGGAAGCCTAAAGTCACATACTTGCGTGTGCACATgtgcaccctctctctctctctctctctctctctctctctctctctctctctctctcacacacacacacacacacacacacacacacacacgcatgcacagaccttcccactcccaggatgCCACAGCACCTAGCAGCATGGACCCGTCTTCCTCTGTTCAATTCCAGCCATCCAGGCAATCTCCCCAGGTCACAGAGGACAGCTCACCAGGGAAAGGACAGTCCCTTCCCGGGGCTTTGGTAGTCAGGGAAGAGACACTCACGTGGTCTTCTCCTCCAGGTTGAGGAAGGTCTGGATCACCAGGGGCACCTCTGACTTCACGATGTACAGGTAACTTGACATGGCTGTGGGGAGGGCCCAGGGgtgactggggagggggaggcccaaagggtgatagggaggggcaATGAGGGGGCTTGTTGAGGCGAGGGACccaggaggaggaaacaggcaccaGCCCACagatgggggcaggggatgtggaGGACACGTTGCCCCACAGaacccttctctcactccttcccaACCAGGTTGCTGGTATCAGGTTGCCAAGGCCTACTGCTTCAGGGGAAACCCTGCTTTGGCCAGGAACCCCAAGTGGGGCCTAAGAGCCCCGACTTcagcagagcagtgtggctcagggattTCCCTGACAAATCCACCGCCAGGCTGAGCGCCAGCCTTACCTCCGATATTCTGCAGGGTGATGGCCGTGGCTGCAGCAAGCTTCCCAGGAGTCCCGAAGGCCCGAAAGCCCAGCTGCTCATAGGCGCGGATGCCTTAGGGAGAGCCACccggagtgggggagggagggaatcagaGTGGCCCAGGGAGGCGCCTGGGTAGCggttcccccatccctgccacagGCTATACTCAGGGAAAAGTCCTTAAAATAACCTCTCCCCGGGGATGGGTGCTGAGAGGATTGGCCCCAGGAGAGATGGCAAGGGGAAGGAAAAATGTTGGCCAGAAAGTGGCATGGCCAGCTTCCAGGGCCTCCAGCTGCTCTTTttcatctttcccctctcccctccctcccacccccatcacccTCAGCGAGGTGCCCAGGGTCCCAAAGATGACA
It includes:
- the SLC38A3 gene encoding sodium-coupled neutral amino acid transporter 3, with the translated sequence MSSMEVPVQTEMVELVPNGKPMEGLSPGALPPGGSERFEEHRPSPAEVEGFLPPRIDKQTHFTDFEGKTSFGMSVFNLSNAIMGSGILGLAYAMANTGILLFLFLLTSVALLSSYSIHLLLKSSGIVGIRAYEQLGFRAFGTPGKLAAATAITLQNIGAMSSYLYIVKSEVPLVIQTFLNLEEKTTDWYMNGNYLVILVSVTIILPLALMKQLGYLGYASGFSLSCMVFFLISVIYKKFQIPCPLPEHDTNRTGNFSLVQAITLDYASGDPHIQVTDATTCASSLFTLNTQTAYTIPIMAFAFVCHPEVLPIYTELKDPSKQKMQHISNISIAVMYVMYFLAALFGYLTFYGQVESELLHTYNSVDPFDVLILCVRVAVLTAVTLTVPIVLFPVRRAIQQMLFQHKEFSWLRHSLIAIVLLTCINLLVIFAPNILGIFGIIGATSAPCLIFIFPAIFYIRIMPKDKEPLRSTPKILAMCFAGLGVLFMIMSLSFIIIDWATGSSRSGGSH